Proteins from one Streptomyces sp. NBC_00289 genomic window:
- a CDS encoding M4 family metallopeptidase, with the protein MRRAHIRGLAVAVAVTTAATGLAGTAFADPATGADQASASAGAADGSAASVVEAARAAAFAHASATGVTQGDELRAQDVMIDPEGTRHVRFVRTHQGMPVLGGDLVVHLTRQSAYAGVTRAADHSVAPAAAAAKLTARQAETKAATVAKGDAGTAELVVDARDGASALAYQVRVSDSATTEAGGSRTVVIDALTGKVRSNAPDNDEFLSPQLLETLRERGETLDPATGLAQQSDGLAAYSSAAAVHYPVKATGTGNSLFAGKVSLSTTQTARRSFLLKDTTRWGTETRDAKGQYLEDFGRGKKFTNTTNKWGNGAVSSRVSAAADAQYGVAKTLDFYKKTFGRKGIKNNSKGARAMVHFGTEVANAFWDSYCGCMLYGDGDGDMFKKPLVVLDVTGHELTHGVVDATAKLEPTRVDANGNQYGEAGSLNESLADIFGSNVEFSANNPKNPPNYLVGEKLGLDQKFLRRLDHPSLDVLEGTIDYWDPSTYDAEVHAGSGVSSHAYYLLAEGSGRKRIGSVTYDSPTYDGLPVTGIGRAKATKIYYRALTRYMVSSTDFHDARVATLKAAKALYGTNSPEYKAVNRSWAAVNVTSANRPAAQR; encoded by the coding sequence GTGCGTAGAGCCCACATACGCGGCCTGGCGGTCGCCGTCGCCGTGACGACGGCCGCCACGGGCCTTGCGGGCACGGCCTTCGCGGACCCGGCCACGGGGGCGGACCAGGCCTCGGCCTCCGCCGGTGCCGCCGACGGATCCGCCGCGTCCGTCGTCGAGGCGGCCCGCGCCGCCGCCTTCGCCCACGCTTCCGCGACCGGTGTCACCCAGGGCGACGAACTGCGCGCCCAGGACGTGATGATCGACCCGGAGGGCACACGGCACGTCCGGTTCGTCCGGACCCACCAGGGCATGCCCGTCCTCGGCGGCGACCTCGTCGTCCACCTCACCCGGCAGTCGGCGTACGCGGGTGTCACCCGGGCGGCCGACCACTCCGTCGCGCCCGCCGCGGCCGCGGCCAAGCTGACGGCCCGCCAGGCGGAGACCAAGGCGGCGACCGTCGCCAAGGGGGACGCGGGCACCGCCGAACTCGTCGTCGACGCCCGTGACGGCGCCTCCGCCCTCGCCTACCAGGTCCGGGTCAGCGACAGCGCGACCACCGAGGCCGGCGGTTCCCGGACCGTCGTCATCGACGCCCTCACCGGCAAGGTGCGCAGCAACGCGCCCGACAACGACGAGTTCCTCTCGCCCCAGCTCCTCGAAACCCTGCGCGAGCGCGGCGAGACGCTCGACCCCGCCACCGGCCTCGCCCAGCAGTCCGACGGACTCGCCGCGTACTCCTCGGCGGCCGCCGTGCACTACCCGGTCAAGGCCACGGGCACCGGAAACTCCCTGTTCGCCGGCAAGGTCTCGCTGAGCACCACCCAGACCGCGCGCAGGAGCTTCCTCCTCAAGGACACCACCCGCTGGGGCACCGAGACGCGTGACGCCAAGGGGCAGTACCTGGAGGACTTCGGGCGGGGCAAGAAGTTCACCAACACCACCAACAAGTGGGGCAACGGCGCTGTCTCCAGCCGCGTCAGCGCCGCCGCCGACGCGCAGTACGGGGTGGCCAAGACCCTGGACTTCTACAAGAAGACGTTCGGGCGCAAGGGCATCAAGAACAACAGCAAGGGCGCCCGCGCCATGGTCCACTTCGGCACGGAGGTGGCCAACGCGTTCTGGGACTCCTACTGCGGCTGCATGCTGTACGGCGACGGCGACGGCGACATGTTCAAGAAGCCGCTGGTCGTCCTCGACGTCACCGGCCACGAACTCACCCACGGAGTCGTGGACGCCACCGCCAAGCTGGAGCCCACCCGCGTCGACGCGAACGGCAACCAGTACGGCGAGGCCGGCTCCCTGAACGAGTCGCTGGCCGACATCTTCGGCTCCAACGTCGAGTTCAGCGCCAACAACCCGAAGAACCCGCCGAACTACCTCGTGGGCGAGAAGCTCGGGCTCGACCAGAAGTTCCTGCGCCGTCTCGACCACCCCTCGCTCGACGTGCTCGAAGGCACGATCGACTACTGGGACCCGTCGACGTACGACGCCGAGGTGCACGCCGGTTCCGGTGTCTCCTCGCACGCCTACTACCTCCTCGCCGAAGGCAGTGGCCGGAAGAGGATCGGCAGTGTCACCTACGACTCGCCGACCTACGACGGTCTGCCGGTGACGGGGATCGGGCGCGCCAAGGCCACGAAGATCTACTACCGGGCCCTGACCCGGTACATGGTCTCCTCGACCGACTTCCACGACGCGCGGGTGGCGACGCTGAAGGCGGCGAAGGCCCTCTACGGGACGAACAGCCCGGAGTACAAGGCGGTGAACCGGTCCTGGGCCGCCGTCAACGTGACCTCCGCCAACAGGCCGGCCGCACAGCGCTGA
- a CDS encoding ROK family protein, with amino-acid sequence MRSTPRAETFPANTPAASQIFTTVLSQGPLTRLEVARRTGLSPAAVTKAVRPLIEAGYLVEDVDEDARPALGRPANLVRVDGGRALFLGIKVTGDEIIGVLTDLCCRIRVARHVPLPARDPRTVLRFTADLVGELLTEADGFGVRVQGLGIAVSGDVDRGDGVVRYSPFLEWRDVPLAELAGMTTGLPVTVDNDVRALTVAEQWFGAGAGLSDFAVVTVGAGIGCGLVVHGRVVHGAHGVAGEIGHVTVDPAGPLCHCGNRGCVEAVAGDAAIVRQIREATGIEVTDTAQAVALAHDGLAAARAVYARAGEAIGRGIATVANLLGPERVIISGEGLAAYDLFAEQIRDAFAAAAFGSAAECDVQTRPLPFEEWARGAAATAIQSFITADH; translated from the coding sequence ATGCGCTCGACCCCCCGTGCGGAGACGTTCCCGGCGAACACGCCGGCCGCCTCGCAGATCTTCACCACCGTCCTGTCCCAGGGCCCCCTCACCCGCCTGGAGGTGGCCCGACGGACCGGACTGTCCCCGGCCGCCGTCACCAAGGCGGTCCGGCCCCTGATCGAGGCCGGTTACCTGGTGGAGGACGTGGACGAGGACGCCCGCCCCGCGCTCGGACGGCCCGCGAACCTGGTCCGGGTCGACGGCGGACGGGCCCTGTTCCTCGGGATCAAGGTCACCGGCGACGAGATCATCGGCGTGCTGACCGACCTGTGCTGCCGCATCCGCGTCGCCCGCCACGTGCCGTTGCCCGCCCGCGACCCGAGGACGGTCCTCCGCTTCACCGCGGACCTGGTGGGGGAACTCCTCACCGAGGCCGACGGGTTCGGCGTCCGGGTGCAGGGCCTCGGCATCGCCGTCTCCGGCGACGTGGACCGCGGCGACGGGGTCGTCCGCTACTCCCCGTTCCTGGAGTGGCGCGACGTCCCCCTCGCCGAACTCGCCGGCATGACCACGGGACTGCCCGTCACCGTCGACAACGACGTGCGGGCCCTCACCGTCGCCGAGCAGTGGTTCGGCGCGGGCGCGGGGCTGTCCGACTTCGCCGTGGTCACGGTCGGCGCGGGCATCGGCTGCGGCCTCGTGGTGCACGGGCGGGTGGTCCACGGGGCGCACGGAGTGGCCGGTGAGATCGGCCATGTGACCGTCGACCCGGCCGGCCCGCTCTGTCACTGCGGCAACCGCGGCTGCGTGGAGGCCGTCGCGGGAGACGCCGCGATCGTCCGGCAGATCCGCGAGGCCACGGGCATCGAGGTCACCGACACCGCCCAGGCCGTGGCACTGGCCCACGACGGGCTCGCCGCGGCGCGCGCGGTCTACGCGCGGGCGGGCGAGGCGATCGGCCGCGGCATCGCCACCGTGGCCAACCTCCTCGGGCCCGAACGCGTGATCATCTCCGGCGAGGGCCTGGCCGCCTACGACCTCTTCGCCGAGCAGATCCGCGACGCGTTCGCCGCGGCCGCCTTCGGCTCCGCCGCCGAGTGCGACGTCCAGACCCGCCCACTGCCCTTCGAGGAGTGGGCGCGCGGGGCCGCGGCCACCGCGATCCAGTCCTTCATCACCGCAGACCACTGA